One window from the genome of Mucilaginibacter ginsenosidivorans encodes:
- a CDS encoding MIP/aquaporin family protein, whose product MSPFLAEFIGTMLLILLGDGVVANVLLKDTKGNNSGWIVITTAWGLAVFVGITVAGPYSGAHLNPAVTIGLAIAGKFLWSNVLSYIIAQMLGAMCGALLVWVMYYDHFKRTNEPGSVLAVFCTGPAVRNYVSNIASEIIGAFVLVFVVFYVTGAEIKPTKVPIGLGSVGALPVALLVWVIGLSLGGTTGYAINPARDLGPRIMHALLPIKSKGTSDWGYAWIPILGPVIGGAIAALIYLQLS is encoded by the coding sequence ATGTCACCATTTTTAGCTGAATTTATTGGAACTATGCTGCTCATCCTGCTGGGTGATGGCGTGGTAGCCAATGTACTTTTAAAAGATACCAAAGGCAACAATAGTGGTTGGATAGTGATTACTACCGCGTGGGGGCTTGCGGTTTTTGTCGGCATAACCGTAGCGGGGCCCTATAGCGGCGCACATTTAAACCCGGCCGTTACCATCGGTCTGGCAATAGCCGGTAAATTTTTGTGGTCGAATGTACTTTCATATATCATCGCACAAATGCTGGGCGCTATGTGCGGCGCATTGCTGGTATGGGTGATGTATTACGATCATTTTAAGCGGACCAATGAGCCGGGATCCGTTCTCGCGGTTTTTTGTACAGGTCCTGCCGTACGCAACTATGTGTCAAACATTGCCAGTGAGATCATCGGGGCGTTTGTGCTGGTTTTTGTTGTTTTTTATGTAACAGGCGCTGAAATTAAACCTACTAAAGTGCCGATTGGCCTCGGCTCTGTCGGTGCGCTGCCGGTCGCTCTTTTAGTGTGGGTTATCGGCCTTTCCCTGGGCGGAACCACCGGCTACGCCATCAACCCTGCACGCGACCTTGGCCCTCGTATTATGCATGCCCTGCTGCCCATCAAAAGTAAGGGGACAAGCGACTGGGGCTATGCCTGGATACCAATACTTGGTCCGGTGATTGGCGGGGCAATTGCAGCGCTTATCTACCTGCAATTAAGCTGA
- the glpK gene encoding glycerol kinase GlpK, whose amino-acid sequence MEQYILALDQGTTSSRAIVFDHNGQIRSVAQKEFTQIFPQPGWVEHDPNEIWSSQAGVAAEATVKMGINGTNIKAIGITNQRETTIVWDRATGEPIYNAIVWQDRRTAGFCDQLKQDGHATLVQSKTGLVIDAYFSGSKVRWILDNVKGARAKAEAGKLAFGTVDSWLVWKFTRGKVHATDVTNASRTMLFNIQTLEWDDELLQLLDIPKNMLPEVKQSSEIYGETTTTIFASKIPIAGIAGDQHAALFGQMCIDNGMVKNTYGTGCFMLMNIGEKFIASKNNLLTTIAWKINGTTHYAFEGSIFIGGAVVQWLRDGLGVIKTSAEVEQLALSVPDIGGVYFVPAFAGLGAPYWDPEARGTIVGLTRGTTAGHIARAALQSIAYQTMDVLKAMEADAGLPISELRVDGGATGNNLLMQFQANLLGCKVIRPNVVETTALGAAYLAGLAVGYWKSVDEIKELWQAERIFEPVAHSTETQQGIAGWKKAVRAAQAWSVE is encoded by the coding sequence ATGGAACAATATATTTTGGCCCTCGACCAGGGTACCACAAGTTCGCGCGCAATAGTTTTTGATCATAATGGGCAGATCAGGTCGGTGGCCCAGAAAGAATTTACACAGATATTCCCGCAGCCGGGTTGGGTTGAACATGATCCCAACGAAATCTGGTCGAGCCAGGCTGGCGTAGCCGCAGAGGCTACCGTGAAAATGGGGATCAATGGTACCAATATCAAGGCTATCGGTATTACCAATCAGCGGGAAACTACTATTGTTTGGGACAGGGCCACCGGCGAACCAATTTATAACGCTATCGTTTGGCAGGACAGGCGCACGGCGGGTTTTTGCGACCAGCTGAAACAGGACGGCCATGCCACGCTGGTGCAATCCAAAACTGGTTTGGTTATTGACGCTTATTTCTCGGGGTCAAAAGTCAGGTGGATATTGGATAATGTAAAAGGTGCACGGGCAAAAGCAGAGGCTGGCAAGCTCGCTTTTGGAACGGTCGACAGCTGGCTGGTTTGGAAATTTACACGCGGCAAAGTTCACGCTACCGATGTAACCAATGCCAGCCGTACGATGCTCTTTAACATACAAACGCTGGAATGGGATGACGAGCTATTGCAATTATTGGACATCCCCAAAAATATGCTGCCCGAGGTGAAACAAAGCAGCGAGATATACGGAGAAACCACCACTACCATCTTTGCATCTAAAATACCCATCGCCGGCATAGCGGGCGACCAGCACGCCGCACTTTTCGGGCAAATGTGTATTGATAACGGCATGGTGAAAAACACCTACGGAACGGGCTGCTTTATGCTGATGAACATTGGCGAAAAGTTCATCGCATCAAAAAATAACCTGTTGACTACCATCGCTTGGAAAATAAACGGTACGACACATTACGCTTTTGAAGGCAGTATATTTATTGGTGGCGCAGTGGTACAATGGCTGCGCGATGGATTGGGTGTTATCAAAACCTCGGCGGAAGTAGAGCAGCTTGCCTTAAGTGTACCTGATATCGGCGGTGTTTATTTTGTGCCAGCTTTTGCCGGATTGGGAGCCCCTTACTGGGACCCTGAAGCGCGCGGAACAATTGTCGGACTAACACGTGGCACAACCGCAGGGCATATAGCAAGGGCCGCTTTACAATCTATCGCTTATCAAACCATGGACGTGCTTAAAGCAATGGAAGCCGACGCCGGTTTACCGATCAGCGAACTACGGGTGGATGGGGGTGCGACGGGTAATAACTTACTGATGCAGTTCCAGGCAAATTTGCTGGGGTGCAAAGTCATCAGGCCAAATGTAGTGGAAACTACTGCGCTTGGCGCGGCCTATTTAGCGGGACTGGCGGTCGGATACTGGAAAAGTGTGGATGAGATCAAAGAACTATGGCAGGCTGAAAGGATCTTTGAACCGGTTGCCCATTCGACTGAAACACAGCAGGGCATCGCAGGGTGGAAAAAGGCTGTGCGTGCTGCACAGGCATGGAGTGTTGAGTAG
- a CDS encoding glycerol-3-phosphate dehydrogenase/oxidase, producing MITTDRGEIVRSLDPDKTWDIIITGGGATGLGIALDAASRGYQTLLLEQADFAKGTSSRSTKLVHGGVRYLAQGNISLVREALRERGLLLKNAPHLVKNLPFIIPNYRWWEGMYYSVGLAFYDLLAGKLSFGKTRHISKKETLERLPGIEPKGLYGGVVYYDGQFDDSRLAINLAQTCLEQGAVVLNYFKVTGLEKGGHMKLSGVVANDLETGKIYHLKAKAIINATGVFVDDLLQMDSPGKKPLVRPSQGVHLVLNRSFMPSADALMIPKTDDGRVLFAVPWHDKLVIGTTDTPLDEHSIEPVAREQEIDFILANTARYLERPPERKDVLSVFAGLRPLAAPQDESSKTKEISRGHRIVVSASGLITMTGGKWTTYRKMAEDTVDKAMEIAGLKPALCRTKELPIHGSRQGTDWNDHLYVYGSDRKSLLALANENKVWGEKLHPRYEYLQAEVIWAVRHEMARTVEDVLARRVRLLFLDADAAIEAAPLTARLMAAESGRDSQWQESQVASFKKLAQAYLLH from the coding sequence ATGATAACTACCGACAGGGGCGAAATTGTTAGATCACTGGATCCGGATAAAACCTGGGACATTATTATTACCGGTGGCGGAGCGACGGGCCTTGGGATAGCGCTCGATGCTGCCTCGAGGGGTTATCAAACCTTGCTGCTTGAGCAGGCCGACTTTGCCAAAGGGACTTCGAGCCGAAGCACCAAACTTGTACATGGCGGCGTACGCTACCTGGCGCAAGGCAATATCAGCCTTGTACGCGAGGCGCTGCGCGAACGGGGCCTGTTGCTCAAAAACGCGCCGCACCTGGTAAAGAACCTGCCGTTTATTATCCCGAATTATCGTTGGTGGGAAGGCATGTACTACAGCGTTGGTCTTGCTTTTTACGACCTGCTGGCAGGCAAACTAAGTTTTGGAAAAACCAGGCACATTTCGAAAAAAGAGACCCTTGAACGACTTCCGGGTATCGAACCTAAAGGGTTATATGGCGGTGTTGTTTATTACGACGGCCAGTTTGACGATTCCAGGCTGGCCATAAATCTTGCCCAAACCTGCCTTGAACAGGGCGCCGTGGTACTTAACTATTTTAAAGTAACAGGGCTTGAAAAGGGTGGGCACATGAAGCTTTCGGGGGTGGTAGCCAATGACCTTGAAACAGGGAAAATCTATCATCTGAAAGCAAAGGCGATCATTAACGCGACGGGCGTATTTGTGGATGACCTGCTGCAAATGGATTCGCCGGGTAAAAAGCCATTGGTGAGACCCAGCCAAGGTGTACACCTGGTCCTTAACCGGTCGTTTATGCCATCGGCTGATGCCCTAATGATCCCAAAAACGGATGATGGCCGCGTACTGTTTGCCGTACCATGGCATGATAAGCTGGTGATAGGAACCACCGATACACCGCTGGATGAACATAGCATTGAACCGGTTGCAAGGGAGCAGGAAATAGATTTTATATTGGCAAACACCGCCAGGTACCTGGAGCGACCGCCCGAACGAAAGGATGTGTTAAGCGTGTTTGCGGGCTTACGGCCCCTGGCGGCCCCGCAGGACGAATCATCCAAAACCAAAGAAATTTCGCGGGGGCACAGGATCGTGGTGTCGGCATCCGGCTTGATAACGATGACCGGCGGTAAGTGGACAACCTATCGGAAAATGGCCGAAGATACAGTTGACAAAGCTATGGAGATAGCGGGATTAAAGCCGGCATTATGCCGGACCAAAGAGCTGCCTATACATGGAAGCCGGCAAGGTACGGACTGGAACGATCACCTGTACGTATATGGAAGCGATAGGAAATCACTATTGGCACTTGCCAATGAAAACAAAGTATGGGGCGAAAAACTGCACCCGCGTTACGAATACCTGCAGGCTGAAGTGATATGGGCGGTGCGGCATGAAATGGCCCGGACGGTGGAAGATGTATTGGCGCGAAGGGTAAGGCTTTTGTTCCTGGACGCAGATGCGGCCATAGAGGCGGCGCCGCTGACAGCCAGGTTGATGGCGGCAGAATCAGGCAGGGATAGCCAATGGCAGGAAAGCCAGGTTGCATCATTCAAAAAACTGGCGCAAGCGTATTTGTTGCACTGA